One window of the Desulforegulaceae bacterium genome contains the following:
- a CDS encoding WbqC family protein, with the protein MKLGIMQPYFFPYIGYWQLLNYVDTYVVYDDVNFIKGGWINRNYILSNGDKLLLILNLKQASPNKHINEIDIGKNQKKILKTLFQSYSKAPYFNSVCPLIEDIFSTKEQNLALFLLNSIQKIVEFLKIKTKIVLSSEIDKNNALKGQDKVLEICSKLGADTYVNALGGMALYDSDVFKKNNIDLYFLKPLDFEYQQFSGAFEKNLSIMDVLMFNSLHQIKLNLHDFKLVKGEK; encoded by the coding sequence ATGAAACTTGGTATCATGCAGCCATATTTCTTCCCTTACATCGGATATTGGCAGCTTTTAAATTACGTGGATACCTATGTGGTTTATGATGATGTCAACTTCATAAAGGGTGGCTGGATTAACAGAAATTATATTCTATCCAATGGCGACAAATTACTTTTGATATTGAATTTAAAACAGGCAAGCCCCAATAAACATATCAATGAAATCGATATTGGTAAGAATCAGAAAAAGATTTTAAAAACCCTTTTTCAATCCTATTCAAAAGCACCTTATTTTAATTCGGTTTGTCCATTGATAGAAGATATTTTTTCAACCAAGGAACAAAACTTAGCATTGTTCCTGCTTAACTCAATCCAAAAAATAGTAGAGTTTCTGAAAATTAAAACCAAAATAGTCTTGTCAAGTGAAATAGACAAAAATAATGCTTTGAAAGGACAGGATAAGGTGCTTGAAATTTGCTCAAAATTAGGTGCGGATACCTATGTGAATGCATTGGGTGGCATGGCGCTTTATGATTCGGACGTTTTCAAAAAAAACAACATTGATCTTTACTTTTTAAAACCGCTTGATTTTGAATATCAACAATTCTCAGGCGCTTTTGAAAAAAATCTTTCAATAATGGACGTGCTGATGTTTAATTCACTCCACCAGATAAAATTGAATCTTCATGATTTTAAGTTGGTTAAAGGGGAAAAATGA
- a CDS encoding DegT/DnrJ/EryC1/StrS family aminotransferase, with protein MEKFEKPILVTRPFLPPLEEYCEGLKEIWDNQWLTNNGPVLQRYREKLKSYIETENICLFNNGTLALQIALQGMGITGEVITTPFTFVATTHALYWNKIRPVFCDIEPDTFTLDPAKVEELITPWTKAILAVHVFGRPCLMKELADIARRHNLALIYDAAHAFGVRVNDRPISHYGDLSMFSFHATKLYHSIEGGMLAFKDPGLGKTFKYLKNFGFKNETEVVMPGTNAKMNEMQALMGSLMLKYMDDLVEKQRQIYETYDERLSEVPGISFSPKPESHVRYNYAYLPIQIDEKEFGMSRDALYTKLKEYNVFARRYFYPLLNDFACYQSVPVSKPLSVAVKVSERIITLPIYADLQEDSVHQICDIIVGIGKN; from the coding sequence ATGGAAAAATTTGAAAAGCCGATACTTGTTACCAGGCCTTTTTTGCCTCCGCTGGAAGAGTATTGTGAGGGATTAAAAGAGATATGGGACAACCAGTGGCTGACCAATAACGGCCCGGTATTGCAACGGTACCGGGAGAAACTGAAAAGTTATATTGAAACAGAAAATATCTGTTTGTTCAACAATGGTACGCTTGCCCTGCAGATTGCCTTACAGGGAATGGGCATCACCGGCGAGGTTATTACTACGCCTTTCACCTTTGTGGCCACCACCCACGCACTATACTGGAATAAAATCCGTCCGGTTTTCTGCGATATTGAACCGGACACCTTCACCCTGGACCCGGCAAAGGTAGAAGAGCTGATTACCCCCTGGACCAAAGCGATCCTGGCCGTCCATGTTTTTGGAAGACCCTGTCTGATGAAGGAACTGGCAGATATTGCCAGGCGGCACAACCTGGCTTTGATCTATGATGCAGCCCATGCTTTTGGTGTTCGTGTCAATGATAGACCCATCAGTCATTATGGAGATTTGAGCATGTTTAGCTTTCATGCAACCAAGCTTTATCATTCCATTGAAGGCGGTATGCTTGCATTTAAAGATCCGGGTCTTGGCAAGACCTTTAAATACCTGAAAAACTTTGGATTCAAAAACGAAACAGAGGTAGTAATGCCCGGCACCAACGCCAAGATGAACGAGATGCAGGCCTTGATGGGATCTTTGATGCTAAAATATATGGATGATTTGGTGGAAAAACAAAGGCAGATATATGAAACATATGACGAGCGACTGAGTGAAGTCCCGGGTATCTCTTTCAGTCCTAAACCTGAATCGCATGTAAGATACAACTATGCGTATCTCCCAATTCAGATAGATGAGAAAGAGTTTGGAATGAGCCGGGATGCCTTATACACAAAGCTCAAAGAATACAATGTTTTTGCAAGGCGGTATTTTTATCCCTTGTTGAATGATTTTGCATGCTATCAGTCTGTACCGGTTTCAAAACCTCTTTCTGTGGCGGTAAAAGTTTCAGAGCGGATTATCACGCTTCCAATCTATGCGGATCTGCAGGAGGATAGTGTGCATCAGATTTGTGATATTATAGTTGGAATAGGTAAGAATTAA